Proteins encoded in a region of the Bacillus methanolicus genome:
- a CDS encoding nuclease-related domain-containing protein, producing the protein MGQLIKLQDYVSRYEQDIFLYPSRFVRLKRQQWERLKDIWENGDVNNKNSQKDLSILLEDEKQPIIDKIKWIFRLRSKENEDDIIVRDEENEQEEDFGLQFTASFSIRPNSIEELKQQFLDQLFRFQMKWASSTLTEKSMVNHKYYYDEKLKFFLQRFPDTFLVLYNPVFLLKEAPVELEIIMVTPIDVWCISFLEEENHAVFIGSKNRFWSKRYENTEKKILNPLLALNRTEKIIQKLFRLHEIDLPIRKVVLSRNGYIDYQEVPYDVRLVEKRNLDEWFTSLRRLRSPLKHKQLKAAQMLLEYCQTTSMRRMEWEIFDEEKNIE; encoded by the coding sequence ATGGGACAGTTGATCAAACTTCAAGATTACGTTTCTAGATATGAACAAGATATCTTTTTATATCCTTCCCGATTTGTTCGTCTGAAAAGGCAGCAGTGGGAGCGATTAAAAGACATTTGGGAGAATGGGGATGTAAATAACAAAAACAGCCAAAAGGATTTGTCCATATTGTTGGAAGATGAAAAACAGCCGATTATAGATAAAATAAAGTGGATTTTTCGTTTAAGATCAAAAGAAAACGAGGATGATATTATTGTCCGAGATGAGGAAAATGAACAAGAGGAGGATTTTGGGCTTCAATTTACAGCTTCTTTTTCAATTCGCCCAAATTCCATCGAAGAATTAAAGCAGCAATTCCTCGATCAGCTTTTCCGTTTTCAAATGAAATGGGCCAGCTCAACACTTACTGAAAAATCAATGGTTAATCACAAATATTATTATGATGAAAAGCTAAAATTCTTCCTTCAGCGCTTCCCGGACACATTTCTCGTTCTATATAATCCGGTCTTTCTGTTAAAAGAGGCGCCGGTTGAACTGGAAATTATCATGGTAACCCCTATTGATGTGTGGTGTATATCATTTTTGGAAGAAGAAAATCACGCTGTATTTATTGGGTCAAAAAATCGGTTTTGGTCAAAGCGCTACGAAAATACAGAGAAAAAAATCTTAAACCCTTTACTTGCTTTGAACCGGACGGAGAAAATCATTCAAAAGCTTTTCCGCTTACATGAAATCGATCTTCCAATTCGTAAAGTGGTTCTTTCAAGAAATGGATATATTGATTACCAAGAAGTACCTTATGATGTACGCCTCGTGGAAAAAAGAAATCTTGATGAATGGTTTACATCTTTGAGAAGATTGCGTTCTCCTTTGAAGCATAAGCAATTAAAAGCAGCCCAAATGCTTCTTGAGTATTGCCAGACGACGTCCATGCGAAGAATGGAATGGGAAATCTTTGATGAAGAGAAAAATATCGAATAG
- the thpR gene encoding RNA 2',3'-cyclic phosphodiesterase: MEKNEHYFLAVRLSKESKKLLHEKAEQLKSELKFARWVHPEDYHLTLAFLGNASESQLNKTKELVQKYIDGSSAFSLTIQHFGTFGRKDSPRILWAGVNKEERLHQLRNLVFTACEKAGFHLDTRPFSPHITLARKWTDSSSFSLSFLSINNSVEEKPITFEAEEVVLYRTRLEKTPKYEAVATFPLLTE, encoded by the coding sequence ATGGAGAAAAACGAACACTATTTTTTAGCGGTTCGATTGTCAAAAGAATCAAAAAAATTGTTGCACGAAAAAGCAGAGCAATTGAAGAGCGAGCTTAAGTTTGCGAGGTGGGTTCACCCTGAAGATTATCATCTTACACTTGCATTTTTGGGCAATGCATCTGAAAGCCAATTAAATAAAACAAAAGAGCTGGTTCAAAAATACATTGACGGGTCCAGTGCTTTTTCTTTGACAATTCAGCACTTTGGAACTTTTGGCAGAAAGGATTCACCTAGAATTCTCTGGGCAGGAGTTAATAAAGAAGAACGCCTTCATCAATTGAGGAACCTTGTATTTACCGCATGTGAAAAAGCAGGTTTTCATCTTGATACGAGGCCATTTTCTCCCCATATTACATTAGCCAGAAAATGGACCGATTCTTCTTCCTTTTCATTATCCTTTTTATCAATAAATAATAGCGTTGAAGAAAAGCCGATTACATTTGAAGCAGAAGAAGTGGTTTTATACCGGACCCGCCTCGAGAAAACCCCAAAATATGAAGCGGTTGCCACATTTCCGCTTTTAACTGAATAA
- the cysK gene encoding cysteine synthase A: protein MRVVENIADLIGNTPLVKLNRLGPKDGATVYLKLEFCNPSKSVKDRAAYHMISTAEKEGKLKPGSVIIEPTSGNTGIGLAMNAAARGYRAIIVMPDTMTQERINILKAYGAEVVLTPGDEKMPGAIKKAKELAAEIPGSYIPMQFENEANPEAHRQSTALEIIESMKQIAKPLKAFVAAAGTGGTITGTGEVLREYYPDLTVHVVEPASSPVLSGGKPGKHKLVGTSPGFIPEILNQNVYDKIHLIKDEEAYDITRRLAKEEGILVGPSSGAACLAAIETAKLLSPDDAVVCIVSDTGERYLSSDLFEFD from the coding sequence ATGAGAGTCGTTGAAAATATAGCAGATCTAATCGGAAATACACCTCTCGTAAAACTTAATCGGCTTGGCCCGAAAGATGGAGCAACTGTCTATTTAAAACTTGAGTTTTGCAATCCAAGTAAGAGCGTTAAAGACCGCGCAGCTTATCATATGATTTCAACAGCTGAAAAAGAAGGTAAATTGAAACCAGGCTCCGTGATCATTGAACCGACAAGCGGTAATACCGGCATTGGACTTGCCATGAATGCAGCCGCAAGGGGATACCGTGCGATTATCGTAATGCCGGATACGATGACGCAAGAAAGGATAAACATTTTGAAAGCGTATGGCGCAGAAGTTGTTTTGACACCTGGGGATGAAAAAATGCCGGGAGCCATAAAAAAGGCAAAAGAGCTTGCTGCTGAAATTCCCGGAAGCTACATTCCTATGCAGTTTGAAAACGAAGCGAATCCGGAAGCTCACCGCCAATCAACAGCACTTGAAATCATTGAATCTATGAAACAAATCGCGAAGCCGTTAAAAGCTTTTGTTGCAGCTGCCGGGACAGGTGGAACCATTACAGGAACTGGGGAAGTCCTTCGCGAGTATTACCCTGATCTAACTGTTCATGTAGTGGAACCTGCAAGCTCTCCGGTGCTTTCAGGCGGAAAGCCCGGCAAGCATAAGCTCGTCGGTACAAGCCCGGGATTTATTCCTGAAATTCTCAATCAAAATGTGTATGATAAAATTCATTTAATTAAAGATGAAGAAGCGTATGACATAACACGGCGCCTTGCGAAAGAAGAAGGAATTCTTGTCGGCCCTTCATCAGGTGCAGCCTGTTTGGCTGCGATTGAAACGGCAAAACTGCTTTCACCGGATGATGCAGTTGTGTGCATTGTTAGTGATACAGGTGAACGATATCTATCGAGTGACTTATTCGAATTTGATTAA
- the pepV gene encoding dipeptidase PepV encodes MEAIDWMKEVDIRKGELIYDTQKLLKIKSVLDEENSTPDAPLGQGVKEALSFMLELGEKDGFKAKNVENIAGHLEFGEGEELVGILCHVDVVPEGDGWTSDPFGAEIRNGKIFARGAIDDKGPTMAAYYAMKIVKELGFPLKKRVRMIIGTDEESNWRCVDTYFKYEEMPSMGFAPDADFPIIYAEKGISDFDIVQSFEDDANHGDDVKIEVARFTSGRRYNMVPDFAKAGLFVHDRQTEIIQRFDEFLKQRKLEGKCHVDNGELIIELEGISAHGMEPDNGVNAGLLLAEFLSQWKIDPKAQHFFSFVTRYFSKESRGRELGIPYSDDITGDLTINVGKISYTKERGGQLGINLRYPVTADMKKKKDQLEQLLKKEGFKIENFSDSKPHHVDEKDFLIQTLKKVYEEQTGEKAELLSIGGGTYARSLKSGVAFGPLFPGRPDVAHQKDEYIIIDDLLKATAIYAQAIYELAAK; translated from the coding sequence GTGGAAGCAATTGATTGGATGAAAGAAGTTGACATAAGAAAAGGCGAACTGATTTATGATACACAAAAGTTATTAAAAATTAAAAGTGTCTTAGATGAAGAAAATAGTACTCCGGATGCTCCGCTCGGTCAGGGGGTAAAGGAAGCGCTATCCTTTATGCTTGAACTCGGAGAAAAAGACGGATTCAAGGCAAAAAATGTAGAAAATATTGCCGGACACTTGGAATTCGGTGAAGGGGAAGAACTCGTCGGCATCCTATGCCATGTCGATGTTGTGCCAGAAGGGGATGGATGGACAAGCGACCCATTCGGCGCTGAAATCCGGAACGGGAAAATTTTTGCCCGCGGCGCGATTGATGATAAAGGTCCGACAATGGCCGCTTACTATGCTATGAAAATCGTAAAAGAACTCGGTTTTCCTTTAAAAAAGCGGGTTCGGATGATTATCGGAACAGATGAAGAGAGCAATTGGCGCTGTGTGGATACATATTTTAAATATGAAGAAATGCCTTCCATGGGTTTTGCCCCTGATGCAGATTTCCCGATCATTTATGCGGAAAAAGGTATTTCTGATTTTGATATTGTCCAATCTTTTGAGGATGATGCAAATCATGGTGATGATGTGAAAATTGAAGTAGCTCGATTTACTTCCGGGAGAAGGTACAATATGGTTCCTGATTTCGCGAAAGCGGGGCTCTTCGTTCATGACCGTCAAACAGAAATAATCCAGCGGTTTGATGAATTTCTAAAACAGAGAAAACTCGAAGGAAAGTGCCATGTGGATAACGGTGAATTAATCATTGAATTGGAAGGGATATCAGCCCATGGCATGGAACCGGACAATGGAGTGAATGCAGGATTGCTTCTGGCAGAATTTTTATCCCAATGGAAAATCGATCCGAAAGCGCAGCACTTTTTTTCTTTTGTAACAAGGTACTTCTCTAAAGAATCGCGCGGACGGGAACTTGGCATTCCATATTCTGATGATATAACAGGGGACTTAACGATTAACGTTGGAAAAATCAGCTATACAAAGGAACGGGGAGGACAGCTTGGAATCAACTTGAGGTATCCGGTAACTGCTGATATGAAAAAAAAGAAGGACCAACTAGAGCAACTGCTTAAAAAAGAGGGCTTTAAAATTGAAAATTTCTCTGATTCAAAGCCGCATCATGTTGATGAAAAAGATTTTCTTATCCAAACATTAAAGAAGGTATATGAGGAACAAACAGGTGAGAAGGCAGAGCTGCTTTCAATTGGCGGCGGAACGTACGCGCGTTCTTTAAAGTCCGGAGTTGCTTTTGGCCCGCTGTTTCCGGGAAGGCCGGATGTTGCCCATCAAAAAGATGAGTACATCATTATTGATGACTTATTAAAGGCAACCGCTATTTATGCACAGGCCATTTACGAATTAGCAGCTAAGTGA